In Solanum stenotomum isolate F172 chromosome 6, ASM1918654v1, whole genome shotgun sequence, one DNA window encodes the following:
- the LOC125869001 gene encoding phospholipase A(1) DAD1, chloroplastic-like, whose protein sequence is MEFQGIKNWEGLLDPLDDDLRKEILRYEKFVEAAYRCFDFDMSSPSYATCLYPKSSMLTNCGLDKTGYKVVKNLYATCVVQMPRWTKKTFPNLASPQCSWIGYVAICDDAKEITRLGRRDVVIAYRGTATSSEWLENLRATLTCLPDDMTTSNENYDQPMVQSGLLSLYTTNTQCDQSLQDTIREEIGKILDKYSDEALSITITGHSLGAALATLTACDITTKFSNAPIVSVVSFGGPRVGNKSFRCQLEKSGTNVLRIVNSDDLVTKVPGFVIHDDIDDVAERGTTHVASMRMPSWLQKCMEDTQWVYAEVGKELRLSSKGDIATCHDLKTYLHLVTLMKNVQL, encoded by the coding sequence ATGGAGTTCCAAGGGATTAAAAATTGGGAAGGCTTGCTTGATCCGCTTGATGATGATCTTCGTAAGGAGATCTTGAGGTACGAAAAATTCGTCGAAGCAGCTTATCGCTGCTTTGACTTTGACATGTCATCACCCTCGTATGCCACTTGTCTTTATCCTAAGAGTTCGATGCTGACAAATTGCGGACTAGACAAGACCGGTTACAAGGTGGTCAAGAACTTGTACGCCACGTGTGTGGTCCAAATGCCACGATGGACTAAAAAGACGTTTCCGAACCTAGCATCTCCACAATGCAGCTGGATCGGTTACGTGGCCATCTGCGACGACGCGAAAGAGATCACCAGGCTCGGGCGCCGTGACGTTGTGATCGCTTATCGGGGTACCGCCACCTCATCTGAATGGCTCGAGAATTTACGCGCCACGTTGACTTGCTTACCAGATGACATGACAACATCCAACGAAAATTATGATCAACCCATGGTACAAAGTGGACTCTTGAGCTTATACACAACAAACACCCAATGTGACCAAAGTTTGCAAGACACAATTAGAGAAGAAATTGGCAAGATTCTTGATAAATATAGTGATGAGGCATTAAGTATAACTATCACAGGACATAGTCTTGGTGCTGCCCTTGCAACATTAACAGCGTGTGATATTACTACAAAATTTAGTAACGCACCCATAGTGAGTGTTGTATCATTTGGAGGGCCTCGAGTTGGAAACAAAAGTTTTCGATGCCAATTAGAGAAAAGCGGTACAAATGTTCTCCGAATCGTCAACTCCGACGACCTTGTTACAAAAGTTCCGGGGTTCGTCATCCACGACGATATTGATGATGTGGCAGAAAGAGGGACTACCCACGTGGCGTCCATGAGGATGCCAAGTTGGCTACAAAAGTGCATGGAGGATACCCAATGGGTGTATGCTGAGGTAGGCAAGGAACTTAGATTAAGTAGTAAAGGGGATATTGCCACGTGTCACGATCTCAAGACATATTTACACTTGGTAACACTTATGAAAAATGTGCAGCTTTAG